One genomic window of Trichlorobacter lovleyi includes the following:
- a CDS encoding response regulator — translation MENKILVIDDDRELCGLLEEYLVAEGFAVESVHTGPQGAEQGARGNYALIVLDVMLPGLNGFDVLRRIRAESSVPVVMLTARGEEVDRIVGLEMGADDYLPKPFNPRELVARIRAIQRRQSTAQKDGAAAEAVLVVGDLVLDPGRRTVLQGERSVVLTSIEFSVLELLLAQAGRVISRDDICSQALGRQLNSFDRSIDVHVSSLRRKLGPAGDGTERIKSVRGIGYIYLRPAGSP, via the coding sequence ATGGAAAACAAAATTCTGGTAATAGATGATGACCGCGAACTGTGCGGCCTGCTGGAGGAATACCTGGTGGCCGAGGGGTTTGCGGTGGAGTCGGTGCATACCGGGCCACAGGGGGCGGAACAGGGGGCACGTGGCAACTATGCCCTGATTGTGCTGGATGTGATGCTGCCCGGCCTGAACGGTTTTGACGTGCTGCGGCGGATCCGGGCCGAATCCTCGGTGCCGGTGGTGATGCTGACCGCCCGCGGGGAAGAGGTGGACCGGATTGTGGGGCTTGAGATGGGGGCTGACGACTATCTGCCCAAGCCGTTCAACCCGCGGGAGCTGGTGGCCCGCATCAGGGCGATCCAGCGGCGTCAGTCCACTGCCCAGAAGGACGGTGCCGCAGCCGAGGCGGTGCTGGTGGTGGGGGATCTGGTGCTGGATCCGGGCCGGAGGACCGTGCTGCAGGGTGAGCGCTCCGTGGTGCTGACATCGATTGAATTTTCGGTGCTGGAGCTGCTGCTGGCGCAGGCCGGACGGGTCATCAGCCGGGATGATATCTGCAGCCAGGCCCTGGGGCGCCAACTCAATTCATTTGACCGCAGCATTGACGTACATGTCAGCAGCCTGCGCCGCAAGCTGGGACCGGCCGGGGACGGCACTGAACGGATCAAGAGCGTGCGGGGGATCGGCTATATCTACCTGCGTCCGGCCGGATCTCCATGA
- a CDS encoding ATP-binding protein encodes MRTLFFKLFVAFLLAMSISGAVFFSLAFWARSQQQEHHPALSADQLRHELKPLLQPLPPKHGPDGMGPPPPLAGHPPPPPFFMVLGFQVGIFLVVGGCICYLLAWRITAPVRRLRQAVQQLADGNLQARTGIATGRRGDEITDLGSDFDRMAERIEALVLSQRQLVRDISHELRSPLARLQVALGLARRNAPPQTEQALDRIEREGERLNELIGELLTLSLLENGASFSASEPVEMQALLAEIVEDASFEAAESSRRVQLTAVPALVAGNRELLRRALENVVRNALHYTAEESCVQVASGLENSTLVIRVLDQGPGVPDEMLSAIFQPFYRVAEARDRLSGGTGIGLAITARAVALHGGSVKAVNRPEAGLEVEIRLPVMPLEKKAAPC; translated from the coding sequence ATGAGAACCCTGTTTTTCAAGCTGTTCGTTGCCTTTCTGCTGGCCATGAGTATCTCCGGTGCCGTCTTCTTTTCGCTGGCCTTCTGGGCCAGAAGTCAGCAGCAGGAACATCATCCGGCATTGAGCGCCGATCAGCTCAGGCATGAGCTGAAGCCGCTGCTGCAGCCGTTGCCGCCCAAACATGGGCCGGATGGCATGGGGCCACCGCCGCCCCTGGCAGGGCATCCGCCACCGCCGCCGTTTTTTATGGTGCTGGGTTTTCAGGTGGGGATCTTCCTGGTGGTGGGGGGCTGTATCTGCTATCTGCTGGCCTGGCGGATCACCGCGCCGGTCCGGCGTCTGCGGCAGGCCGTGCAGCAACTGGCTGATGGTAACCTGCAGGCGCGGACCGGGATAGCAACCGGCCGCCGTGGCGATGAGATTACCGACCTGGGCAGCGATTTTGACCGGATGGCAGAGCGGATTGAGGCACTGGTGCTGTCCCAGAGGCAGCTGGTGCGGGACATCTCCCACGAGCTGCGTTCTCCCCTGGCCCGCCTGCAGGTGGCACTGGGGCTGGCCCGCCGCAATGCTCCGCCTCAGACAGAGCAGGCCCTGGACCGGATTGAACGGGAAGGTGAGCGGCTGAATGAACTGATCGGTGAGTTGCTGACCCTGAGCCTGCTGGAAAACGGTGCCTCGTTTAGCGCCAGCGAGCCGGTTGAGATGCAGGCCCTGCTGGCTGAGATCGTGGAGGATGCCAGTTTCGAAGCGGCAGAATCAAGCCGCCGGGTCCAGTTGACAGCAGTACCGGCCCTGGTGGCTGGAAACCGTGAGCTGCTGCGCCGGGCGCTGGAGAATGTGGTTCGTAATGCGCTGCATTACACCGCTGAAGAAAGCTGTGTGCAGGTGGCGTCCGGCCTGGAAAACAGTACCCTGGTGATCAGGGTACTGGACCAGGGGCCGGGTGTGCCGGATGAGATGCTTTCGGCCATTTTCCAGCCGTTTTACCGGGTGGCTGAGGCCCGCGACCGGCTCAGCGGCGGCACCGGGATCGGGCTGGCCATTACCGCCCGGGCCGTGGCACTGCACGGGGGGAGCGTCAAGGCCGTCAACCGGCCGGAAGCGGGGCTTGAGGTGGAGATCAGGCTGCCGGTCATGCCGTTGGAAAAGAAGGCGGCTCCGTGTTAG
- a CDS encoding MATE family efflux transporter, with translation MKQDNRLNHIPRLLKLAGPMILSTSAITIMQIIDTIVLSYDSSQALAAIGPSSMAVILFQGFLFGTAGYAGTFVAHNHGLGNRQGVIASAWLGIYTALAAGLAALLVAWPLAQLFLLAGHAPQVARDEQTYFWICMAGSFFPVFGSSLAGWLSGIGRPALVTAVTFSSLIVNALLAWGLVLGEWGLPRMGIAGAALATVTAQLVAALLYALLFARAGGFGNQAARCLNRVEFRRFLSLAAPMGLRISGELAAWTLFLVVVGRLGTVELAASSIAFRINGIAFFPALGLGQAAGILVGHARGAGRDDEVPAIAWQSLAVCEIWMLLMATLFATAAGPLFSIFAGTSPESAGIIATGVLLMKFVAVYCVFDAANVMFGCVLASAGETRWIARTFAIASGLFVTLLWLIDRSIPGLVAEWTLATGFVFCTAVVWVLRFRTGRWREIQLVHRPAA, from the coding sequence ATGAAACAAGACAACCGCTTGAACCACATTCCCCGCCTGCTGAAGCTGGCAGGCCCGATGATCCTGTCCACCTCAGCCATCACGATAATGCAGATCATTGACACCATCGTGCTGTCCTACGATTCCAGCCAGGCACTTGCCGCAATCGGCCCCTCAAGCATGGCGGTGATCCTGTTCCAGGGCTTCCTGTTCGGCACTGCCGGGTATGCCGGCACCTTTGTGGCCCACAACCACGGACTCGGTAACCGGCAGGGGGTCATCGCATCCGCCTGGCTTGGCATCTACACCGCCCTGGCTGCCGGTCTGGCAGCCCTGCTGGTTGCCTGGCCGCTGGCGCAGCTGTTCCTGCTGGCCGGTCATGCACCGCAGGTGGCCCGGGATGAGCAGACCTATTTCTGGATCTGCATGGCCGGTTCATTCTTTCCGGTCTTCGGCAGCTCCCTGGCAGGTTGGCTCTCAGGGATCGGCCGCCCGGCACTGGTGACTGCCGTAACCTTCAGCTCCCTGATCGTCAACGCCCTGCTGGCCTGGGGACTGGTGTTGGGTGAATGGGGACTGCCCCGGATGGGAATCGCCGGCGCCGCCCTGGCAACCGTAACCGCGCAGTTGGTGGCGGCCCTGCTGTATGCCTTGCTGTTTGCGCGGGCAGGCGGTTTCGGCAATCAGGCTGCCCGCTGCCTTAACCGGGTAGAGTTCCGGCGCTTTTTATCGCTGGCTGCGCCGATGGGACTGCGGATCAGCGGTGAGCTGGCTGCCTGGACCCTGTTTCTGGTGGTGGTGGGACGGCTTGGCACGGTCGAACTGGCGGCATCAAGCATCGCCTTCCGGATTAACGGCATCGCCTTCTTTCCGGCCCTGGGGCTGGGACAGGCGGCCGGCATCCTGGTGGGGCACGCCCGCGGGGCAGGCCGGGATGATGAGGTGCCGGCGATCGCCTGGCAATCACTGGCGGTCTGTGAGATCTGGATGCTGCTGATGGCAACGTTGTTTGCCACGGCAGCCGGGCCGCTCTTCTCGATCTTTGCCGGCACCAGCCCCGAATCTGCCGGAATTATCGCTACCGGTGTGCTGCTGATGAAGTTTGTGGCCGTCTACTGCGTCTTTGATGCGGCCAATGTCATGTTCGGCTGTGTACTGGCCTCGGCAGGGGAGACCCGCTGGATCGCCCGCACCTTTGCCATCGCCTCAGGCCTCTTTGTGACCCTGCTCTGGCTGATTGACCGCTCTATTCCCGGCCTGGTGGCTGAATGGACCCTGGCAACAGGCTTTGTGTTCTGTACGGCGGTGGTCTGGGTGCTGCGTTTCAGAACGGGCCGCTGGCGAGAGATACAGCTCGTGCACAGACCGGCAGCCTGA
- a CDS encoding CHAT domain-containing protein encodes MRSLLLLLIVALLTGPVPALAASYEEASDLLMERRYAQKLLAAGRYEEALKQARQVLANARRLFGTEHRDTAMSLDTIAAILRKMGRFDESERYFVQALQIVRAHRQEAPADYAAALQNLAGLYRETGRYTESEQLYREAVETLKTVEPKDDEALISVYGNLAVLYQNQGRYAEAEPLLKAEYEWALKAAQPDALSLRMHLSMDRQSLFLADRMSSLAGLYLKMRRTREATELTAAALEIKRQILKPDDPRLIRELNNLGMIYRDNGRPQEAEGLLQQAVASARNVYGNRHPELAVYLDNLALLLQRKEAYAQAEKLQKEAISISAHSLGGSHPTTLMQRNNLAVNYLMQERYAAAEQLLHDILTDSIAGPTGTHHPEVATRMTNLADALRLQGKHLEAHRLQTEALRIKERKRDDLFQLLTEQQKLQYLQEEMAFVRLHLAHTRQVLAQNPGAAATALDVWLRWKGIVMESQGRYLDALYTTNDPALKQQFEELSSLRRQLAGLQLVQPAPQSAQSHAARIELLEYRKEQLEADLTKRSAVYARAGSAQRFGSAELRRLLPQGSAYIDFALVEDWHFQPLEVRGLRYLAFIVSSRPGATVQMLDLGPSDTINRAITEYRRQIAAQAGGGKTDPARLAAVAAELHSRLVAPLLPHLEGISTLIISPDAGLHLLPFEVLRGKGQPYLLEQYAISYVASGRDMVRFGQRGTPHGEALILADPDYDLKLAGADDGQAVVVDALRSLQFTRLPDTRVEADAIAGLLKRGGQFQVQNLTGAQALESALFARPQPGLLHLATHGFFLQDAATGAGSATRGLKAVALPTVTAAPHATLLNPMLRSGIVLAGVNGALARGRDDGLVTAEKILGMRLLGTDLVTLSACETGVGDITAGEGVFGLKRAFILAGARTVVLSLWSVPSSETTELMTEFYRLMAAGSPKATALRQAQRTMLKNYPHPFYWGAFQLVGSPD; translated from the coding sequence ATGCGATCCCTGCTTCTGTTACTGATAGTGGCCCTGTTAACCGGTCCGGTCCCTGCCCTGGCTGCCAGTTATGAAGAGGCCAGCGACCTGCTCATGGAGCGCCGCTATGCCCAGAAACTGCTGGCTGCCGGACGTTATGAAGAGGCATTGAAGCAGGCACGCCAGGTGCTGGCAAACGCCCGGAGGCTCTTTGGGACAGAGCACCGTGATACGGCCATGAGCCTTGATACCATCGCCGCAATCCTGCGCAAGATGGGCAGATTTGATGAATCGGAGCGATATTTTGTACAGGCACTGCAGATAGTCCGCGCACATCGCCAGGAGGCCCCGGCTGATTATGCCGCAGCCCTGCAAAACCTGGCCGGGCTCTACCGCGAAACCGGCCGCTACACTGAATCGGAACAGCTGTATCGTGAGGCGGTTGAGACCCTGAAAACAGTGGAGCCAAAGGATGATGAGGCGCTGATCTCCGTCTATGGCAACCTGGCCGTGCTCTATCAGAACCAGGGGCGTTACGCCGAGGCAGAGCCGCTGCTCAAGGCTGAGTATGAGTGGGCGCTGAAGGCTGCCCAGCCTGACGCGCTCTCCCTCAGGATGCATCTCTCAATGGACCGGCAGAGCCTGTTTCTGGCGGACCGGATGTCCAGTCTGGCCGGGCTGTACCTCAAGATGCGGCGCACCCGGGAGGCGACGGAGCTGACCGCAGCGGCACTGGAGATCAAACGTCAGATCCTGAAGCCTGATGATCCGCGGCTGATCCGTGAACTGAACAATCTGGGGATGATCTACCGCGACAACGGCAGACCGCAGGAGGCAGAGGGGCTGCTGCAGCAGGCCGTGGCCTCTGCCCGCAACGTGTACGGGAACCGCCACCCTGAGCTGGCGGTGTATCTGGATAACCTGGCACTGCTGCTGCAACGGAAAGAGGCCTACGCACAGGCTGAAAAACTGCAGAAAGAGGCGATCAGCATCAGTGCACACAGCCTGGGAGGCAGCCATCCCACCACCCTGATGCAGCGCAACAACCTGGCGGTCAACTACCTGATGCAGGAGCGCTATGCCGCTGCCGAACAACTGTTGCATGATATTCTGACGGACAGCATAGCAGGGCCAACCGGTACGCATCATCCTGAAGTTGCCACACGGATGACCAACCTGGCCGATGCCCTGCGGCTGCAGGGCAAACACCTTGAGGCCCACCGGCTGCAAACCGAGGCGCTCAGGATCAAGGAACGGAAACGGGACGATCTGTTCCAACTGCTGACCGAGCAGCAGAAGCTGCAGTATCTGCAGGAGGAAATGGCGTTTGTCAGGCTGCATCTGGCCCATACCCGGCAGGTGCTGGCGCAGAACCCCGGCGCTGCAGCCACGGCCCTGGATGTCTGGTTGCGCTGGAAGGGGATCGTGATGGAATCCCAGGGGCGCTACCTGGATGCGCTCTACACGACCAACGACCCTGCCCTGAAGCAACAGTTTGAGGAGCTGAGCAGCCTCCGCAGACAGCTGGCAGGCCTGCAGCTGGTGCAGCCTGCTCCCCAGTCAGCCCAGAGCCATGCCGCCAGAATCGAGCTGCTTGAGTATCGCAAAGAGCAGCTGGAGGCCGATCTGACCAAACGCAGCGCAGTCTATGCCAGGGCCGGTTCAGCGCAGCGCTTTGGCAGTGCCGAGCTGCGCCGGCTGCTGCCGCAGGGCAGCGCCTATATCGACTTTGCGCTGGTTGAGGACTGGCATTTCCAGCCGCTGGAGGTACGGGGGCTGCGCTACCTTGCCTTCATCGTCAGCAGCAGACCGGGTGCAACGGTACAGATGCTGGATCTGGGGCCATCAGATACCATTAACCGGGCCATTACGGAGTACCGGCGCCAGATTGCCGCACAGGCCGGTGGCGGCAAGACAGACCCGGCACGGCTTGCCGCCGTTGCCGCAGAGCTGCACAGCAGGCTCGTGGCACCGTTGCTGCCGCACCTGGAGGGGATCTCCACCCTGATCATCAGCCCGGACGCCGGCCTGCACCTGCTGCCGTTCGAGGTCCTGCGCGGCAAGGGGCAGCCCTATCTGCTGGAACAGTATGCGATCAGTTACGTTGCCTCAGGACGCGACATGGTCCGCTTCGGACAGCGTGGCACCCCCCACGGCGAGGCCCTGATACTGGCTGATCCTGATTACGACCTGAAGCTGGCCGGTGCAGACGATGGCCAGGCGGTTGTTGTTGATGCCTTAAGGTCGCTCCAGTTCACCAGACTGCCTGACACCAGGGTTGAGGCTGATGCCATTGCCGGATTGCTCAAACGCGGCGGCCAGTTTCAGGTACAGAATCTGACCGGCGCCCAGGCCCTTGAATCGGCCCTGTTTGCACGGCCTCAACCCGGCTTGCTGCATCTGGCAACCCATGGTTTTTTTCTGCAGGACGCGGCAACCGGGGCCGGCAGCGCCACACGGGGGCTTAAGGCGGTAGCGCTGCCCACTGTCACTGCCGCGCCACATGCCACGCTGCTTAACCCGATGTTACGCTCCGGGATTGTGCTGGCCGGTGTGAACGGCGCACTGGCCCGGGGCCGGGATGACGGGCTGGTGACCGCTGAAAAGATCCTGGGGATGCGCCTGCTGGGTACCGATCTGGTAACGCTCTCTGCCTGCGAAACCGGGGTGGGGGATATCACGGCCGGTGAAGGGGTCTTCGGGCTGAAACGGGCCTTTATCCTGGCCGGGGCCAGAACCGTGGTCCTAAGCCTCTGGTCGGTGCCGAGCAGCGAGACAACCGAGCTGATGACCGAATTCTACCGCCTGATGGCTGCCGGCAGCCCCAAGGCAACAGCCCTGCGTCAGGCCCAGCGGACCATGCTGAAGAACTATCCCCACCCCTTCTACTGGGGCGCCTTTCAGCTGGTGGGCAGCCCGGACTAA
- a CDS encoding MFS transporter — protein MPHSFNNLRWRLFFTLALIYILVYFYRVSLAVVSADVSRDLALTPQQLGTLAGVLFYVYAVAQIPLGPLIDRVGPRLVISGCGLLTTLGGLLFSQAGSLTAAMAGRVLIGIGTASVLMASFTIFSHWYTRQEFARITGLMIAVGNLGNLAGTAPLAMAVGLMGWRSSFLLIALLQGVVTVLIFLKVQDRPARPLETVAPEQLKPPGILAAWGTIARNRSFWLLAAIAFCWYGNYLAVQGLWGGPFLMHLIGLPREGAGQMLMWTSVGFIIGSPLMDRIARSLFHSYSRTLLAGQLCLTGLMTGFMGWLPLLPHWGLVLYFLGIGLTVSSGVMIYPIIRAMVPVSMVGTGLTSLNFFVLMGAATTQQGMGVIIARCGGYSPEGFRAAFSVPVGGLLLTSLLFLFARNYPAGE, from the coding sequence ATGCCGCACTCCTTTAACAACCTGCGCTGGCGCCTGTTCTTCACCCTGGCGCTGATCTACATCCTGGTCTACTTCTACCGTGTCTCACTGGCTGTGGTGTCGGCCGATGTCAGCCGTGACCTGGCCCTGACCCCGCAACAGCTGGGCACCCTGGCCGGAGTGCTGTTCTACGTCTATGCCGTGGCCCAGATCCCGCTGGGACCGCTGATCGACCGGGTCGGTCCCCGGCTGGTGATCTCCGGCTGCGGCCTTTTAACCACCCTTGGCGGCCTGTTGTTTTCCCAGGCCGGATCACTGACCGCCGCCATGGCAGGCCGGGTGCTGATCGGCATCGGCACGGCATCGGTGCTGATGGCCAGCTTCACCATCTTCAGCCATTGGTATACCCGCCAGGAGTTTGCCCGGATCACCGGCCTGATGATCGCCGTCGGCAACCTGGGTAATCTGGCAGGGACCGCCCCGCTGGCCATGGCGGTCGGTCTGATGGGATGGCGTTCTTCGTTTCTGCTGATCGCCCTGCTGCAGGGTGTGGTAACCGTACTGATCTTCCTGAAGGTGCAGGACCGGCCGGCACGTCCCCTTGAAACGGTAGCGCCTGAACAGCTGAAGCCGCCGGGCATACTGGCAGCCTGGGGAACCATCGCCCGCAACCGTTCCTTCTGGCTGCTGGCGGCCATCGCCTTCTGCTGGTACGGCAACTACCTGGCGGTACAGGGGTTGTGGGGCGGCCCGTTTCTGATGCACCTGATCGGCCTGCCGCGTGAAGGAGCGGGCCAGATGCTGATGTGGACCTCAGTCGGCTTTATCATCGGTTCGCCGTTGATGGACCGGATAGCCCGCAGCCTGTTTCACTCCTACAGCCGGACCCTGCTGGCCGGGCAACTCTGCCTGACCGGACTGATGACCGGCTTCATGGGCTGGCTGCCGCTTCTACCCCACTGGGGGCTGGTGCTCTATTTTCTGGGGATCGGCCTGACGGTCTCCAGCGGGGTGATGATCTATCCGATCATCCGGGCCATGGTGCCGGTCAGTATGGTGGGGACCGGCCTGACCTCGCTGAATTTCTTTGTGCTGATGGGGGCGGCCACCACCCAGCAGGGGATGGGAGTGATCATTGCCCGCTGCGGCGGTTACAGCCCGGAAGGTTTCCGGGCTGCCTTCAGTGTGCCGGTGGGAGGGTTGCTGCTGACCAGCCTGCTGTTCCTGTTTGCCCGCAACTACCCTGCCGGTGAGTAG